TCCGTATATTATTATATGGGGTTTATTCTTTCTAATTTTTCAAATAGGTGCAAACACCAAGATTCATCCTAAAGCCTCTTTAATAAGTTCATTTATTATCTCCATAATCTTTAGTATTTCCAAAAATGCATTTATTTACTATGTGTTTTTTAACAAGTCCTACACAACTATGTATGGCTCTTTTTCAATTCTTATGTTTTTATTTTTATGGATTTACGTCTCATGGATTATTTTTATTTACGGTTTAAAGCTGTGTTATATGATAAATCGAGTATATCAAAACAGAGAGAATCGCTAAAGTAAACTAAAGGTCTTGAAATATAAACAATATAAAATAACATTTATAATTATTTATTATTACTTTATCTTATCAATTTGATTATTTGTGTTAAATGTGATACAATCTCGAAAAATTTTAAAGGATGAAATTGAACAAAAAACTTATAATTGCATTACCACTAATTAGTGCTGTAATGTTTAGTGGATGTGCTACTCTATTTGGAGGCGGCGGAAAGCAAACTCTTAGTATAAATAGTGATAAACCAATGCCAATAACTATAGCTTATGCTGATGGAAGTAGTCCACAATATGTAACTACTCCTGCAACAATATCAGTTGAGAGAAGAAATAGGGATATAAAAATATCAAGTAATGCAGGTGAATTTCAGCCTGTTACGGTCAAAAAATCAGTTAATGGATGGGTTGTTGCTAATATTTTAGGTGGTTTTGCTTCAATTCTTTCTACAACTACTGATGCTGCTTCAGGTGCATTGTGGAAATATGATGATGCTGTAAACATACACAGTAATGGTGGTGTACAAAGTAACACAGAGATAAGTTATTAGAAGATTCTTTCTTCTAATAAGCCTTTCAGTCCTTTTATACGCTTCTCCTCAAAATACTTTAAAATCAGCTCATAAGTTTAAACTCTATGAAAAAAATGAGTGGAAAGCACTTCTTCACTATAATGGCAACATTAATATTACAGACAAAACATTTATATTAAGTGAAGAGTTTTCACTACAAAATGAGCTAGACGATACTATTAATGGATTTTATAACTCAACACATGAGTATGAAGATATTAATAACCATCCGCAATGCAAATTTCCCGCAAGATTACTATTTATTACACATGAGCTAAATATATCTAAGCAAGAGTTTCCAGAAATACATTGTACAGATTTCAATACTTATAAAATGAAAGCTCCTGCAGATAAAATTTTTATAACTTATGCTTCGGAAAATGTAAAAAATCCTCCAAGTATGATGGGGCATACATTTTTAAAATACAGTGGTGAAAATCATCAAGGACGAAAAGTTAATCATGCCGTCACGTTTTACACAGTATTAGATACTGTAAATTTACTTAGCTTGGCTTATCAAAATATATTTTCAGGAATGCCTGGAATGTTTGCTTTGCAACCATATCAACATATAGTTAAAGAATATACAGATAAAGAGAATAGAAATGTTTGGGAATTTGAACTAAATTTATCTGAATATAGAAGAAAATTAATTTATTATCATATCTGGGAATTAAAAGATATTGATATGAAATACTTTTTTACAAGCTATAACTGCTCCACAGTTATTTATTACACTTTATCATTAGTAAATCCAAAAATATATGATGACAAAAAGTTTTGGGTAACTCCACTAGACACAGTCAAATTTTTATACAAGTATAATTTGATAAAAAAAAGTGAATTATTACCAAGCAATGAATGGCTAATAAAAATGTTAACAGAACATTTAAATGACAACGAAATTGATAATATAAAAAACATTGTTAAGCATAAAGAATATACTGAAATATCAACATTAGATTTTTATTCATTAAAACTACTTGAAGCATACAGTACTGTAAAATACAAAGAAAATGATATAAGTACAGATGAATTTAAAAATCTAAAGCATAATATTCAAAAAGCTGAGCAAGAAGATACTAATACTTTTGATATATCAAAATATAAAACACCAAGTAAAATTCCTAATGAAAGGCAATTTGGCATAGGGTACAAATATATAAATGAGGATGACTACTTAAAACTATCTTTCTTGCCAGCTTCTCATCTCTTAAATGATTATAACCGTGAATATTTTGGTGAAAGTGAATTAAAAATATTTAATTTATCTGTTTTGCTCAACAAAGATACTATTGAATTAGAAGAATTAACACTATATGGAATGAAATCTTATATTCCTTATGACACCCTAACAGATGATTTATCGTACCAATTTGAATTAGCTGTTAAAAAAGAGTACAGTGAAGATATGAGCTATGTAGATACTGTTAAAATTGACGGTGGTATAGGGATAGATTTTTTACTAGGAAATGATATAAATTTATTTGCTATCTTAAATTTCGGACTTGGATATAATGCAAATGATAATACTCATGTTTTTTTCAATCCACAAGTTGGTGGAATGATATATGAAATACTTAATATGAAAAGTTTGGCTTATTACCAGCCACTGTTTGTTAATGATAATAAAGTTTATGACAAATATGTATTCAATCATAATATATTTCTTTTTAAAGATTATAAACTTTATTTCAATTTTGAAAAAGTATGTGCAGAAACAGAGTTTATAAATTATGAATTTGGAATTAACAAACTGTTCTAAATAGTGAATATAGCTAAAGCTTACAAACTTAAAATAGCATAAACAAAAACACCAAAACTCATTACAAGTAAAATCCACATGCCAGCTTTTTTATATATAGCAACAAACGATAAAATAATCTGTAAAGCCAAGTAGTAATAACTTAGAGATATCTGTGTCGCAGAATCTGACAGCTGTGTAAAACTCTCCAAAACTCTATCAAATAAATCTCCAAAACCAATGAAATGCAATAAAATACTAAGTGGATAAAATAGAGTAAAAAGTGTTGTCCACAAAATTGAGAGCGGATGGTAGATGCTAAAGCTTCCAAATATTGCTAAGGAAAAAGGTAACATCAAGATGTAAACCCAAAATGGCATAAGTATAAATTGCCAAATTTTACTCAGAT
The sequence above is drawn from the Candidatus Sulfurimonas baltica genome and encodes:
- a CDS encoding DUF4105 domain-containing protein, with translation MHCTDFNTYKMKAPADKIFITYASENVKNPPSMMGHTFLKYSGENHQGRKVNHAVTFYTVLDTVNLLSLAYQNIFSGMPGMFALQPYQHIVKEYTDKENRNVWEFELNLSEYRRKLIYYHIWELKDIDMKYFFTSYNCSTVIYYTLSLVNPKIYDDKKFWVTPLDTVKFLYKYNLIKKSELLPSNEWLIKMLTEHLNDNEIDNIKNIVKHKEYTEISTLDFYSLKLLEAYSTVKYKENDISTDEFKNLKHNIQKAEQEDTNTFDISKYKTPSKIPNERQFGIGYKYINEDDYLKLSFLPASHLLNDYNREYFGESELKIFNLSVLLNKDTIELEELTLYGMKSYIPYDTLTDDLSYQFELAVKKEYSEDMSYVDTVKIDGGIGIDFLLGNDINLFAILNFGLGYNANDNTHVFFNPQVGGMIYEILNMKSLAYYQPLFVNDNKVYDKYVFNHNIFLFKDYKLYFNFEKVCAETEFINYEFGINKLF